GTGCGGTTCCAAATCCTTATAACTATAAGAAAGATCAGGTAAAGTATAATGTTTCATAATGCAGTTATTAGTTTGTTAATTCCTCAACTTCTTTTTTTCCTTCTTCCAATTCTTGTGCATGCTCTTTATCAAGATTAACTAATAAAGCTTCAAATTCTCCAACATGAGTTTTTTCTTCTTTGGCAATATCTAAAAGAACTTTTTTAATATTTTCATTGTCAGTCATAGCAGCCATTTGTTCATAAAAACTTACTGCATCAAGTTCAGCAATCATCCCAGCTCTTAGTATTTCTTTGTCTATATCCTCTTTTTTTACATTTTTAAGATTAATTGGTAATTGTGATAACATGTTTATTTGTTTTTACTTAATTAATGAATTAGACCTTTTTTAATTATTCTGTTCTAAAGTTCTGCAAGAAGGACAATGAAGATGAAAGTTCTCCTTTATTTCCCCTTCGACATCAGAAGTAAATTCAGTTCCAGAAAGCCAAGAATCAAATTTGACTTTACATTTTAAGCACTGAATTTCTTTTCTGTTTACTTTATTTTTTTCTTTTTTTGTCATATTTTTTAAGATTAATTTAATTAATTAGTTTTTTGATAATTTATACTCTCTTCTTTGTTCATATTCCTGAATTTTTCCAACATTCCACTGGCTAACAGGCCTAAGGTATCCTACTATTCTGGAGTACACTTCACATTTTTTAAAATTCGTTAAACTTGGATTTTTCTTAAAACAATCATTGCATTTCAGAATCTTTATCTTTTCTCCTTCATCATTATAAACAAGTATTATTCCGTCCTGAATATTTTTATTTTCAACCTTTATTTGTTTTTTGCAGTCATGACAAAATAAATTTAAATTATTTTTTGCATTTTTTACAAGTGCCATAAAAAGAAACTTGATAATTATTAATTTCGCCAACCTTTATTTTTTTTAATTTTGGAATTTTAAAATCTTCAAAAATATCAAAAACTTCTTTACATTTCCTACAAAAAAAATGACCGTGATTTGAAATATCACCGTCATAGCGCTGACATTCTTTACAAGGAAGTTCTAATATTTCCCCCTTTTCTTTTAGATTTTTTAATATTCTATAAACTGTTCCTTTACTGATTCTTGGAAGTTTTCTTCTCACAACTAAATAGACCTTATCTGCAGAAGGATGAGTTTCAACACTTTTTAAATAATCTAATACAATCTTTTTTTGAGAAGTAATTCTTTCTACTTTAGTCATAATATTTATTAGTAATCATTCCTATCTAAATATTATTACTAATAAAGAAACTGTCAAGTAAACAGCCTGTGGAAAACCTAACTAGTGAACAAATACTCCCCTGCTTTTTATTTTTTCTTTTTTAACAATTTGTTTTATATCCGCTACAAATCCATTAAACTTTTCTTTATCTTTTAAAATCTCCCAGCTATCAGGGAATTCTTTTTCCAAAACACTAACAAATTCTTTGCCAGCTCCTCTGGTATTTATAGTTTCAAAAAAATAATAATCTGCCAAGCTTTTGGTTTGACTTATTACTTTTTTAACATCAACCAATCCTGGGATTATTGGACTTACAAATGCATATGTTTTAATGCCTTGTTGTTTTAAGCTCTTTAAAGTCTTTAATCTTTTCTCATGGGTTGAAGAATAAGGTTCAAATAATTCTTTAGCTTTTTTATTAAAGCCATTGACAGTTAGGCCAATTTCAATATTTTTAAATTCTTTAAATAAATCAACATCCCTTAAAATCAAATCTGATTTGGTTTGAACAGCTAAGTTTATTCTTTTATTCATGTTTTTTAAAACTTTTCTTGTAAGCTTAAGTCTTTTCTCAACATGCTGATAAGGATCAGATACAGAGCTCATCCAGACAGATCCTTTGACATATTTGTTTTTAACTAGTTCTGGAGCATTTATTTTTGCCTCAACCCATAACCCCCATTTTCCATAATTCTTCCATCTAGCAGTAAACCTGGCATAACAATATAAACAAAGATGGTCACAACCAACATATTGATTAATAACATAAGAAACGCCTGGGAGGCGCGTCTTTGTGAATATGGTCTTAGCTTTAGTTTTTATTATTCTAATTTTCATGTTTTTAAAATGCCATGGTGGTTTTTATATGTCTATATTGAAAAATTTTCTTAACAAAAACCCTATGCTAAAACTAAAAGTTGCTATGCTAAAACTAATTACTATCATCTCAGAAAATCTTTTCTTAAAAGAAACACTTTTAACTACAGAAACATAAAATGTAAACATAATAATTATCAGAATAGCATTTAAAATTGTAATTCCTAAAGCAAGATAAATATTTTCTAAAATTAAAAAAGGGAAGGTTAAAATCAAAACCACAGCGATATATGCAAAACCAGTATAAATTGACGCTTTAAGAGGAGTTCGACTGCTTTTTTCCGACTTGGTTGATAGATATTCAGAGGCTGCCATTGATAAAGATGCTGTCAGCCCTATAATCAAACCAGTAACAGCTACCAAGCGTGTATTTTGAAGAGTAAAGGTTAATCCAACCAGGGCTGCTGTAAGCCCTACTAAAGCATCATTTAGCCCTAAAACAAAAGAGCCCATGTATTTAAGCCGCTCTTCGTTGATTAAGTTAATAAGCTGCCTTTTATGATTAGCTTCATCTTTTGCAATATCTTTTATAGCTGGTATAAGCTTAGATATTTTTTCATAAACTACTCCCTCTTTCCCCTCCATGTCTTCCATTAATTTTGCTGTGAAAGTTATACCCAATATTTTTGAAATTAGAAGATGCATCCTTATCTTTAAATTATCTGGCTCTATATCTTTACCAGTATATTTTTTGAAAAAATCATAGTGACGAAGCTCATCGTCTGATATTCTTTTTAAAACCTCTTTATTGTGAAGATTTTTGGCTGATTCAGACAACTTCTTATATATTAAGTATTCAGTAATTTCATTCCTTTGAGCAGTCAGAATTTCTTTTTTTGTTTTTTTATCTAAGTTCATAAATTTATTCTCAAAAAATAATAGCAGATTAAGTAATCTGATTAAAATTCCTTTAACCTATAATAAAGGAATTGTTTTCATTAATAACATTAATGCTATCCCGAACAAAAAAACTAAAAAATAACTTGTTGATTTTTTTAAGGCCGTGCAGGTTTTAATTTCAGGAATTAAGTCTGATGAAGCAATATAAATAAAACTCCCAGCAGCAAAGGCAAGAATAAAAAAGATTGAATCCCCTATTTTCTCTGAAATAAAAAACCCAACAATTCCGCCAAAGATAACACCAGTAGCTGATAAAAAGTTTAAAAACAGTGCTTTTACTTTTTCAATTCCTCCATAAACTAGAATCCCAAAATCCCCTATTTCTTGAGGAATCTCATGAAAAGCCACCACTAAAGTTGTAATCACTCCAATAGAAAAAGAGGTGGCAAAAGAAGCAGCAATAATCAAACCATCAATAAAATTATGAACAGCATCAGAAACCAAAATTAAGTATGAAAATGGCATTATTTTAGGGTGCTCTCTTGCATGACAGTGATGCCATTTGATAAAGTTTTCCAAAATAAAAAAGGTGCAAAACCCTAAAATAACATATAGAAATACATTTAAACTATTTTCCAATCCAATCCCTTCAAGTGCTTCTGGGATTAAGTGAAAAAATGCTCCCCCCATTAAAGAACCTGCGGAAAAGGAAACCAAAATCAAAAGAATCTTATCAAGTAGCTTTTCTTTTAAAAACAAAGTTAAAGCTCCTATAAAAGCGATGAAGCTTATTAAAAAAGTGGAGATAATGATATTTAGCAAAACTGTCATTTTTAAATAAGCATTAAAAACTGAGGTTTAAAAAGGATTATTAGGCCCAAAATCAAGAGCACAATCCCTGAAATTAATTTTATTACTTTAAGATATTTTTCTGAAACCTGAGTAATCCTCAATGTCCAAATAGCTAAGCCAAAAATTATTAAATCATCAAGCATATAAAATAAGATATAGACTAGAAGGTAGGAATAATAAGAACTGGTGCCTAAATTATAGCTTGTAAGCATCTTTGTGAATGCTAAAGGAAAACCCAGAGAACAAACCAACTCTACTAAATTAACCCCAGCTGCAACTACAGCTACACCTAAAAGCATTAATGGTAAAGAGGTTTTTGCCTGAGAAATTTCCTGCATTTTTCTAAATAATTTTTTCTCAAATCTAACAAAAATACTTTTTTCTTTTTCAGGATCTACTTCACAAACCCTGCAAATCACATTGTGAAAATAGTCCTTGAGTACAAATATTGAAAATACAATTATTATTATTCCTATTAAAAGCGTAAGATATCTTACCTGTTCTAAAACTAAAAATAGATTTAGCCAGGCTGAAATAAATAGAAAATATACTATTCCTGAAACTAAAATGAAAGTTCCTCCTATTAAAAATACTCTTTCTCTGATTCCAGTAGAAACTAAAACAGTGAGCAAAAATCCTAAAGCAATCATAGCGCAAGCATTAAATCCATCTAAAGCTCCCAGCACTACTGCCAAAACCATTGGAGACATATTTTCAAGAGAAATTTCACCTATGATTGGAAGGGTTATTTTTCTGCTTTGACTTGGAGACTCAGGCTGAGACGCCCGTTCAACTAATTCTAAAAGATAGCTTTCCATATCAACTGCTATGTTCTGAGCAAAACCTAAAAAGTAACGATCCTTAATAAATGTTATTGGGACAAGGCCCTGTTCGTTAACAGGAACACTATATTCTTGATACATCTGCTTTAAAAGGTTTGTGCTTTCTTTTTCAAAAATTCCATAATTTCTAAATTCAATATCAGGATATTTTTCTTTTAAATTTTTAAGAAATTCTTTTTCATCAGCACAACGAGAACAGGTTGGACTAAAGAAAAAGTCAACGACCACCTCTTCTTGAGCCAATGAAAAATTAGCACTGCCAAGCAATGAAAATAAGATGAGTATTGCAAAAATTAGCTTTTTCATATAATCTTTATACGCTATACTATACGTACTTTTGCCTATATTGTCAAAGGTAATAGTATAGATATGTATTCTAATTTTAACAGAATTTGTTAAAATTAAAACACAAAAGGTCGTGTTATAACATAACCTACATTAATAATATGGTTTTTTCTATTATTTCACGTTTAGTTAACGGAGTAAAAGAAGGAGTAAAAGCAGGCCTTCAAGGAGTAAGCGACACTAGCAATGCTGTTATTGACGTTGTTAAAAACACAACAATAACTTTAGTTAAAGGTACAGGAGAAGTAGTCTCTAAAGGAATTGAAGTCGCTGGTTCAGTTGTAAAAGGTGCAATATTCGGGATATCTGATATTGGAACTTCAGTGATAGGAGCAATAAAAGGAATTGTAATGGGAACAATAAATGGCGTTATGGAAGCTGGTGGAAAACAAGAACAAGCAATTCAAGGAGCTGTTGCTCAATCAATTCATAGTGCAAAAGAACTTGGATTAGATGTTGGCAAAACTGCTGTTGAAGCAGTAAGCGGTTCAGTTGAAGCAGTCAAAAAAGTAGGTGGCAATGCAGCTGAAGCAACAAAACAAGCTGTTACTGCTGCTATTTCTGCTGCTAGGGATATAAGTGATGAATCAGTTACTGCTGTAAAAGATGCTCTTTCAACAAGTATTGAGGGAGCAAAAGACATTATTGACGCACTCAAAAAATAAAATAATTCAAAGTCAGGAATTCTTATCAAAAATTATTGTTTTAAAAACAGGTTAGAATGAGCCTGTTTTTACTTTTCAATCCAACCTAAAACTGTTTTATTTGAGCTTGACTATGTTTCCTCTTGATAGTAAACAGAAATATTGTTGTTTTACAACAAAATAAGGAATGAACAGATATGAAAAACTTAACGAAAGAAACAATACCATGTTGGTATGAATTATCTTGGCAAGCAGAAAACCTAGCTATTTTACTAAAAATACATCAAGATTTCATTGAAGAATCCAAGCCAATATCGCAAACGGCTCCAATAGTGAGAGAATTAAAAGATTTCAATTTTCCTGATTTTTCAGGAGATTTTAACAAGGACCTTGGTTTTGGAGGAATACTGGAATTCATTAATGAAAAGAATGGTTTTAATGAATTTCTTATCAGAATACCGCCGATTAGGATTGAAACCGATGAAGAATGTGTAGAATGCAAAGGCTCCGGTCAAGATGATAACGAAGAGTGTTTGTATTGTGATGGCACTGGAAGAAAAATTGTTCATAACTGGCGCACTGCCAGTATGATATCAGCAAGCCTTTCTATACTTACCAACAAGCTTTGTCTTCTTAAAAAAGATACTTCATCTAAGCTACCTCAGCTCATGACGGTGATAACTACAAATGGAAAAGATGGTCGTGGATATTCTATATCAGGATCGTTCAGTATTCCTTTTCGCAAGTGGTTAAACTCTCTAGGATCTCTTGATGAAAATGAATACAAATTTTCACAAATGATTCAAGCAATGAAAACCTCTTATGGTCAGATGCTAGGCCTAGAACATATCAATAAACACAATTTCAGCGCTTATGTTATTGACGAAAGAGGTTTGCTTCATGCCAGCTGTCCAGGAAATGCTTGCGGTATTGACCCTTCTGATGGCTACAATCAACCTGGGGTTGGATATAACTTTGATTGTCACAATATAAGCAATGTTGCACAACAGCTCACCCTGTTTGCAGGACTCGCAACAATTCATGACCAAGCAAGAGAAGAAATAGAAGATTATTAAAAACTAAAAGTCTGGATAATATCCAGACTATTTTTTTAGAAGAATAAAGCTAAATAAACTATTTAATTTTAATCTGAGAAATATCATTAACCACTATCCAAGCACTCATCGTTCCATATCCTTTTTTATTTATTCTAAAAGGTTTTATTTTCTTTGGATTTTTTAAAAAAACTAAGATACAATATTTTTTATTTTTAAACATTTCAAAAAATCTAGGAATATCGTCTATTCCTAAACCATCATTTTCTCCATATTTTTCTAAAATTTCTTTCACCTTTTCTGGTATAAGATTAGAGAATTGAATAACCTTTCTAACTTCAGTTTTGACACTAACTAATTTTCCAGAATCTTTAAAATATACTACATCCCTTGTTTGTATATTGTCCCAAGGCCTATATTTTGTTTTATACCACCTAGATTCTATTGTTTTTTCTCCTGTCAGAATTTTAGGAAGCAATCCCCACGATTTTTTCATTATTGCCAAATGATCCATATTAATATCTTTGAATACTCAACAATTCAACTTCAAATATTAATGTAGAATTAGCTGGTATAAGGCCAACGCTAGCCGTCCCATAACCTAATTCTGACGGAATTGTTAGTTTTCTTTTCTCCCCTATTTTCATTCCTAAAACCCCTATATCCCATCCTTGGATTACTCGATTAACTCCCAAAGCAAAACTAAAAGGTACATTTCTATCTAGGCTTGAATCAAATTTTGTTCCATTCTCCAGCCATCCTGTATAATGCACTGTTGCAATATCTTGACTTCGCGCTTGTTCTCCTGAGCCAAGCTGTAAAATTTCAATTTGAACACCTTGTCTTTCAAACTTAGCTGCTAGTTCCTGTTCATTTACTGATTCTGAATTTTTGTTTTTATTTTGAAGGTAAAAATAAGAAGCGAAGATTAAAATAATTGAAACAGTGAATATAATGATTTTTTTCATATTTATTAATTGTTTTTATTGGTTATTAATTAAAATTATACTAACAAAAAAACCCATTAATAACAATTCGCCGAAAGGTAATTAAACTTGACTCTTTCATAAAATCATTACATAATATTAAACCATGGAAGCATTTTTAACCTTTATAATTATAATTGCCTTGCTTTTTTCCTTTGCTAGTTCTCCGGCTAAAAAACCTACTGATGTGAATGAAGAACCTGCTGTTCAGGATGTTATTTATACAGCATCTTTAGTCCAACCAAGCCAAACAATCCAATCTCAACCAGCAATTCAGCAACCAACAATAAACCTGATTGATACATATATAGTGTCGGGACCAGAGCAAGGTGAAATTCTAAAAAACACTAATAGTGTTGTTTTTGAATTTGATGCAAATATTTTATCAGATAATTTAAAAGGGAAATTATATTTTGAAACAAAAGTTTTGGGATTTGATAATGATTGGAAAAAAACCAGTGCTAAAAAAAGAACAATTGTTCTTCCCTCTGGCTCCAATCAATACACTTTTTTAGTAAGGGCGAAAATTAATAAAACAGTTGATTTAACTCCAGCGCAAAGAGCTTTTACTTTAAATATCTCTCCTTATTTTAAGAAAGTTAAGATATCTACCATTCAATATGAATCTACATCAAGGCCAGCTTTAATTACTTTAATTACCAATTTGAATCAGAACGAAGAAATTAATATTACTGGCTGGTCTATTGAATCCAAAAACGGAAAGATAGTCATTCCTCAAGCAACAGAAAAATATTATCATTATTATGGCTCACATAATAATGAAGATATTATAATTAAAAAAGGTGAAAGAATCTATTTATCGAGCGGATATAATCCTTTAGGAAGAGATAGAAACTTTAAAGACAATAAGTGCATGGGATATTTAACAAACTCTTTTGATTTTCCTGTTTCTATTTCTAAAAAATGTCCAAAACCAACAGCACAAGAAGTATCGCATCTGGACCCATGTTGCCAGCAATTCATTCTTAAATTAAAATCCTGCCAATATCCTGATTATTCTGAGGATGCAGATGTAAGAAGCGATAAACAATGCACAGAGTACATTGATGAAAACCTTAATAATATTGGTTGTTTTATGAATCATTCTCAAGATAAATATTTTTTGGGAAACAACTGGTATATTTACCTTCATGGGAAAAATATTCTTGCTGATGATTGTTATGACACGCTTTATTTAAAAGATAAAAACGGCCTTGTCATTAATACCTATCCTTACGGCAAGCCTGTTTGTAAATAGAATTTTCCAAAAGCAAAAAAACTACTATTTAGTAGTTTTTTGTTTTTGGTTTAATCACGCAATGAAAATTTAGACTTATTAACACTATCTTCTTCTCTGATGATTTCTTTTGTGGTTATGATTCATTCCGTCAGAAATTCTTTTTAAAGGTTTTGCTAGATTAACTCTATCAGCAATCATTTCCCCTATTATTGCAAAAGGAACTGCAATTGCCACTATTATAAGAATCATCTTTGGCGTTATTGAAGCTCCTGTTGTTAATTTAACAGCAATAATATCTTCAGTGATACCAATAATAATTCCGAAAAGCAAGAATTCAAACATTACTTCTAGTTTTTTCCATTTTGAAACCATGCTCTTTTATTATATATAAATAAATTTAAGTAAGCTTGTGGATAATTAAAATATTCTTTCCCAAAAACTTTTTAGTTTCATTTCAATGTTAAAATGAACCGGATCACCTTCCCTTACCTCAAGTATATCTGATTGATAATCTTCATAATCAGAATGCTCTGCTGTAATATAATATCTTCCTTCTGGCACTAAGAATGAGTACTGGCCAGTTTGTTTTGTTATTTGAGGGTTTTTCTGATCATAACTTCCTGCTGGCCAAAGAATAAAATCATTTACAGATTTATCAAACACAAACAACCTAACAACAGCTCCCCTAATACGAAGCTCACCTCTTTTAAGCTGCTCATAAACATATCCTTCAGGGTCAACTAGAACAATCTTTTCTACTTCTTTTTCTGTTCCATCAGCAAAATCAATATCAACCCCTATTTTATACTCTCCTGCCACAGGAGGAATACTTAACACTGCTTTGAAAAACCCTTGCTCATCTGGCCCTTCAAAGATAAGAGATAATAATTCATAGGTTTTTGCAAAAACACTGCTAGCAGACACTTTATTAACAAAAGGAAGATGAAATGTTTGTTTTGATTTTATTTGAGATATTTTTTCAAAGTATAAAAATCCTTGCAAGCTTGAAACTGGTTTAGAGGGCTTAATAAAGACAGTAACCTGTTTTCCAGCAATCACCCGGGATTGATCATAATCTATATCCAAATCAATATTGCCAAAACTGCTGCGAACGAAGATAGTATCCACTTTTACAGTTTCAGATATCACAGAAGGTCTAAGGTCAGGAATGATTTCTGGTTGAACTACTTTCTTTTCTGAAGGCAGCTCTATAGGAATCTGAAAATAAGTCTGGAATGATTTTAATTGACGAAATGTTAAATCAGTGAAATAACTTATCCTACCATTCATTGATTCAATGCGCTGGTCCACTGTTTTTGCAACTTGATTTATGAACTGGGTTATTTTTCTTGTATTTTCCTGAACTTGTTCAGTTACATTTTCAATTGCCAAATCTCTTGATTTTTCAATTTCAGAAACTATTGAATCAATTTCCTCGTCTATCGTTTTTACAACCTGGCGCGAATATTTGGTTATACTTCTTGTTCCTTCCTGGGTTTTCTCGGCTATATTCTCAAAAGACTCAGCTATAAATGTAGTTATGCTTTTAACTGTCTCAAATCCTTTACTAATCACTTCCTGGGTTGTTTCAATAATTTCTTTTCCCAGCTCCTTCAAGGCCTGAGGAACTTCTATCTCAATTGGAAGCAATAAAGGTTCTGGTTCTGGTAAAACAACAGGGGGTTCTTCAATCTCTGGAGGTACTGGAACGGGCAAAGGTTCTTCAACCTCTGGTTCAGGAAAAATTTGCTCTTGAAGCTCTTTTTGAAGCCGTAATATTTCTTTTTGAATATTTATAATTATAATTTTTAAATCTGTGATTAAAGCCTCTGTAATTACAGAAGGCGGAATTTCTTCTTCAGGCGCAGGCGGCGCTTCACCTGATGGACGCGTCGGCGCTGGAGCTGTAACTACTTCAGGAACTTCCTCCTCTCCTGTTAAGGTAAAGCTATTGCTATTGGAGTCATAACTATTAGAACGAACTATTACGTTTCCAGAAGAAGCGTCATCTGGAATTTCAATAGTAATAGATGTATCTGTCCAGGCAGAAACCTTGCTGTCTCCAGTCAAAACCCCATTAATAGTAATTTTATCGCTGGAACTTGCACGATTACCCTGAGAAGGACAAGTTCCTGATTGGCAAAAATGATCTCCTGAAATTACAACTGATTCTCCAGCTTGAGCAGTGCTTGGACTAAGACTGGTAATTTTTGGAAGAATTCTAAAATTAGTCCAGTTATCTGCCTTGCTGTCAGAAGAACGAGTTAGAATAATACTGCCTGTATAAGTGTCATTATTAATACTTGTGGGAATTCTTATCTGAACAGCAGTATCAGACCATGAATTAACTGTTACACTTTCTCCTAATACACTGACTGTTCCCTGTGTTCCTGAAAGACGATTTCCATTGATTGTTATTATACCGTCACTATCTCCTGAACTATATTCTCTAGCAGCATTACTTACATTTGGCGTTGTTAAAGAAGTAATATCAGGATATACATAAAATGTTAAAGGCGTAGAATCATCAGTATTATTAGCTCTAATTATTAATCCATTACTATTAATGCCTCCAAAAATATTAATATCCGAAGAAACAGTAAAAGTAATGGTTGTAGAATTCCAAGAAGAAACATCATCACAAGAAATAGAATAAGAACCAATTTTTACTTTACGCTGCGGTGAACTGCAGGAAGAACCAAAATTAGTACCAGAAACCGTAATCTGCTGACCAATACGTCCGCCGTCAGTTAGCCCTGCTTCTGTGCCGTTAGTAAATGAAAGAGCGTCAGGACCAGAAGCAGTAATTAATTTAGGATATTGAGTATATGTAGTTAAACTAGTTCCATCTGATTTAACCATTTTAAAACAATATGTAGTAGAAGCACTAGCCCCATTATTCTCTACTGCCCAGTCCCATTCACCTTTTTCTGCTACACCAATAGCAGCAGGATTAGATAAAGAATTATTCTGTTCTTCATAGCTTTCAAGTTTGTTGGCTTGAGAGTCCAATAATGAAGCAGTGATACTTGCTCCATCAGAAGGAGCAGCATTATTATAGCCTCTCCAGATGATTCCGCTTGATATTGCTCCAGTGTCATACCAGTTAAGACCTGCGCTGCAGGCATCACTTGTTGAAGCGTATTGTAGTTTGAATGCTTGAGAACTTGTTGCCAAAGCAATAGTGCTTACTTCCAATGACATTCTTAATCTCAACACTTCACCACTAACAATATCAGTCGCAGTAGCATTCTCAGATGCTTTGGCTGTTGTTGGCTGAACATTATCAGCATTGTCATAGAAACGAAAAGTAGTTTGGTCAAGTACTGAAGAAGGAGTAGTAACTTTAGGATAATTATTGTAAGTGCTTAGCGCTGTACCATCTGATTCAACTATTCTGAAACAGTAGCTGGTATTGGCTAACCCTCCATTATTCTGAACAACCCAATCATATTCTATGTCCTGGCTTACTGAAGCTGATTTGGGGTTTGATGCTGAATTATTCTCTTCTTCATAAGTGCCTAATACATCAGATACTGATAAGAGTGTTGAAGTAATAGTAGCTCCATCTGATGGTGTAGTATTATTATAGCCTCTCCAGATGGTTCCGCTTGATATTGCTCCTAAGTCAGATCAGCTAAGACCTGCGCTGCAGGCATCGCTTGTTGATGCATACTGAAGTTTAAATGCTTGTGTTGAAGTGGCTAAAGATGATGATGCTATTTGTATTGATGTTCTGATTCTTAATACATCATTAGTAGCTACACTGGTAATAGCAGTATTCTCAACAGCTTTGGCTGTTGTTGGCTGGACAGCATCAGTATTGTCATAGAAGCGGTAATAGTTTTGGATAAATGTAGCTGCAGTTGTAGTAGCTTTGGGATAATTAGTGTATGTATCTAAAACATTGCCATCTGATTTAACCATTCTGAAACAGTAAGCAGTAGAACCTAAAGCTCCATTATTCTCTATTGCCCAATCCCATTCTCCTTTTTCTGCTACACCAATAGCAGCAGGATTAGACAAGGAATTATTTTGTTCTTCATATGACTGCAGCTTATTGGTTTGAGAATCCAGTAATGATGAAGTAATACTTGCTCCATCAACAGGTGTAGTATTGTTGAAGCCTCTCCAGATAACTGAACT
This window of the Patescibacteria group bacterium genome carries:
- a CDS encoding FKBP-type peptidyl-prolyl cis-trans isomerase, whose product is MEILQLGSGEQARSQDIATVHYTGWLENGTKFDSSLDRNVPFSFALGVNRVIQGWDIGVLGMKIGEKRKLTIPSELGYGTASVGLIPANSTLIFEVELLSIQRY
- a CDS encoding radical SAM protein — translated: MKIRIIKTKAKTIFTKTRLPGVSYVINQYVGCDHLCLYCYARFTARWKNYGKWGLWVEAKINAPELVKNKYVKGSVWMSSVSDPYQHVEKRLKLTRKVLKNMNKRINLAVQTKSDLILRDVDLFKEFKNIEIGLTVNGFNKKAKELFEPYSSTHEKRLKTLKSLKQQGIKTYAFVSPIIPGLVDVKKVISQTKSLADYYFFETINTRGAGKEFVSVLEKEFPDSWEILKDKEKFNGFVADIKQIVKKEKIKSRGVFVH
- a CDS encoding IPT/TIG domain-containing protein, which codes for MSLEVSTIALATSSQAFKLQYASTSDACSAGLNWYDTGAISSGIIWRGYNNAAPSDGASITASLLDSQANKLESYEEQNNSLSNPAAIGVAEKGEWDWAVENNGASASTTYCFKMVKSDGTSLTTYTQYPKLITASGPDALSFTNGTEAGLTDGGRIGQQITVSGTNFGSSCSSPQRKVKIGSYSISCDDVSSWNSTTITFTVSSDINIFGGINSNGLIIRANNTDDSTPLTFYVYPDITSLTTPNVSNAAREYSSGDSDGIITINGNRLSGTQGTVSVLGESVTVNSWSDTAVQIRIPTSINNDTYTGSIILTRSSDSKADNWTNFRILPKITSLSPSTAQAGESVVISGDHFCQSGTCPSQGNRASSSDKITINGVLTGDSKVSAWTDTSITIEIPDDASSGNVIVRSNSYDSNSNSFTLTGEEEVPEVVTAPAPTRPSGEAPPAPEEEIPPSVITEALITDLKIIIINIQKEILRLQKELQEQIFPEPEVEEPLPVPVPPEIEEPPVVLPEPEPLLLPIEIEVPQALKELGKEIIETTQEVISKGFETVKSITTFIAESFENIAEKTQEGTRSITKYSRQVVKTIDEEIDSIVSEIEKSRDLAIENVTEQVQENTRKITQFINQVAKTVDQRIESMNGRISYFTDLTFRQLKSFQTYFQIPIELPSEKKVVQPEIIPDLRPSVISETVKVDTIFVRSSFGNIDLDIDYDQSRVIAGKQVTVFIKPSKPVSSLQGFLYFEKISQIKSKQTFHLPFVNKVSASSVFAKTYELLSLIFEGPDEQGFFKAVLSIPPVAGEYKIGVDIDFADGTEKEVEKIVLVDPEGYVYEQLKRGELRIRGAVVRLFVFDKSVNDFILWPAGSYDQKNPQITKQTGQYSFLVPEGRYYITAEHSDYEDYQSDILEVREGDPVHFNIEMKLKSFWERIF
- a CDS encoding rubrerythrin, with product MLSQLPINLKNVKKEDIDKEILRAGMIAELDAVSFYEQMAAMTDNENIKKVLLDIAKEEKTHVGEFEALLVNLDKEHAQELEEGKKEVEELTN
- a CDS encoding anaerobic ribonucleoside-triphosphate reductase, which translates into the protein MALVKNAKNNLNLFCHDCKKQIKVENKNIQDGIILVYNDEGEKIKILKCNDCFKKNPSLTNFKKCEVYSRIVGYLRPVSQWNVGKIQEYEQRREYKLSKN
- a CDS encoding VIT1/CCC1 transporter family protein codes for the protein MNLDKKTKKEILTAQRNEITEYLIYKKLSESAKNLHNKEVLKRISDDELRHYDFFKKYTGKDIEPDNLKIRMHLLISKILGITFTAKLMEDMEGKEGVVYEKISKLIPAIKDIAKDEANHKRQLINLINEERLKYMGSFVLGLNDALVGLTAALVGLTFTLQNTRLVAVTGLIIGLTASLSMAASEYLSTKSEKSSRTPLKASIYTGFAYIAVVLILTFPFLILENIYLALGITILNAILIIIMFTFYVSVVKSVSFKKRFSEMIVISFSIATFSFSIGFLLRKFFNIDI
- a CDS encoding transcriptional repressor — protein: MTKVERITSQKKIVLDYLKSVETHPSADKVYLVVRRKLPRISKGTVYRILKNLKEKGEILELPCKECQRYDGDISNHGHFFCRKCKEVFDIFEDFKIPKLKKIKVGEINNYQVSFYGTCKKCKK
- a CDS encoding ZIP family metal transporter, which produces MTVLLNIIISTFLISFIAFIGALTLFLKEKLLDKILLILVSFSAGSLMGGAFFHLIPEALEGIGLENSLNVFLYVILGFCTFFILENFIKWHHCHAREHPKIMPFSYLILVSDAVHNFIDGLIIAASFATSFSIGVITTLVVAFHEIPQEIGDFGILVYGGIEKVKALFLNFLSATGVIFGGIVGFFISEKIGDSIFFILAFAAGSFIYIASSDLIPEIKTCTALKKSTSYFLVFLFGIALMLLMKTIPLL